GTAAGGCGTTGTCGTAATCCAGCAATTGGTCGCGGATCAGTGTGGTCGGATCGCACTCGGGTACCACCCGATCTTTCCAGCCGGCATCGGGTTGCCAGTTGAGAATCGTGTTCAGAATACGCACATACTGATCGGCGCCCAATAGTTCCGGATACAGGCCGATAGTCGACAGCGATTGCTGGGTAGCGAGTTGCAATTCACTGGCACGACGGATGTCTTGTTCACTGGGTCTGGGATAGGCCATCGGCAGTTTGACCGTGACCAGAATATGACTGCGCCGGAGGCGTGCTCCGGAAATCGCTTCCGGCGGTTTGGTGGTGCCTTGCCGCAAGAACTCGATACTAGCCTGGGTCATGGTTTTATAAGTCCGTTTTTGCTGTTTCAATCGCCGGGTTTGCATCACGGCCAGTGACTCTTCGATATCCGGCGAGGTCCACAGTGAAACTTGTAATAGCGTTTCGGGCGGCCAGTCCTGATTCAGTAATACGTTGACTCGCGCAGAAACGCTGGCATCGGCGCCGGTCATCGGCCGGCACAAAAAGCCAAAGCCAAGGCTGCTATCGGCCATCAAGAACAGATGATGGTCGTACTCATAAGCCAGTACCGGGAACAGTTGGTCGGCACGGGGGCGTTGTGCGGTGGTCATAGGAAGATATCCTCTTCAAAAAACTGCAGCAGGTCTTCAACGGGACATTCCGGATCGAGACGAATCGTAAAGGGATGCCGGCACACCAGCGATACGCGGTGGTTGCGTTTCAGCTGCCGGGCTCTGGCCGGATGGCAGGGGTTGATTGGCTGGCCATTGGCGTCTTGAACCCTGACGGTCCGATTATCGTGTGCCAATGAAGCAAGGCGGCGGTTGCCCGCCGCAGTCTCGGTATCAATCGTTGAACCGGTCATCGTGGTGAGGCCTAAATCGTGGCAGTCACGATGTTGGTGATAATGGTCGGTGCCGCAAACAGGCCGACACCACTGGCAATGCCCAGCACAAAGCCCATGATGCTGCCGCGCACGACACCGGCGACTAAGCCAACGATGACAAACACGATAGCGATAATGCGGCCGAGCAAGCCTTCCACCCAGCCGGTCAGCAAGCTCCAGACGGTGCTGAACTCGGTACCAGCGGTACCGGCCATGGCATCATTGGCCATCAACATAAACAATAACGATGCCAAGGCCATCAAGACCCCGCTTCGATATGACGTTTTCATCAAAAATA
The window above is part of the Methylomonas sp. ZR1 genome. Proteins encoded here:
- a CDS encoding RRXRR domain-containing protein; translation: MTGSTIDTETAAGNRRLASLAHDNRTVRVQDANGQPINPCHPARARQLKRNHRVSLVCRHPFTIRLDPECPVEDLLQFFEEDIFL
- the traA gene encoding TraA family conjugative transfer protein, translating into MKTSYRSGVLMALASLLFMLMANDAMAGTAGTEFSTVWSLLTGWVEGLLGRIIAIVFVIVGLVAGVVRGSIMGFVLGIASGVGLFAAPTIITNIVTATI